One Fibrobacter sp. UWB13 DNA window includes the following coding sequences:
- a CDS encoding McrB family protein, with protein MSEEINEELQNLFQDFLLCPDSEYPWNIYEKWNEVRNKAKEYEPKDWKDLVYDNSICSARGDGAVINDLDQESLEKIKVFVEKCDKETFQSLQKNLTNLFNKGRNKQASNFEARINRIASIFDNECSFIPSVGKFKSCCGILKEKCQLQLKKGSWLEMNAELNEKLKPLVSNTGSDGTNDPRKDKIFLLKAFPTWVQFSSNRIYPTEDSPNVIFYGAPGTGKTYHVKEYLKKKFEDNYEEHVCWVQFHPSYSYEDFIEGIKPIGISNESVNLKLVNGKFKNFCKKAKGNLSEEYYFVADEINRANLSAVFGETLSLLESGYRDFRKIENDAKEQRHLIETQYSELERNSANSEIFYEEEEKYKGKFGVPRNIRFIGMMNDVDKSIDAFDLALRRRFKWVRMDCDYSVIRDNIVLGNVDKFIISCAKLNYCISGCEPKESQGLSDEDMQKVKQDVSSKLELGASFEFGHANFLKIKDVCRQNSIKKVHKEELFDGYLKPTLKEYLRSLCPEEGKLEKKLSDARNVFVKEIVEKNPKQ; from the coding sequence ATGAGCGAAGAAATTAACGAAGAACTGCAAAATTTATTTCAGGATTTTCTGTTATGTCCTGATTCAGAATATCCATGGAATATATACGAAAAGTGGAATGAGGTTCGTAATAAAGCAAAAGAATATGAACCTAAAGATTGGAAAGACCTTGTTTATGACAATTCTATATGCTCTGCGAGAGGTGATGGTGCTGTAATTAATGATTTGGATCAAGAAAGTTTGGAAAAAATAAAGGTCTTTGTAGAGAAATGCGATAAAGAAACTTTCCAGTCTTTACAAAAAAATTTAACGAACCTCTTTAATAAGGGAAGAAATAAACAAGCTTCCAATTTCGAAGCAAGAATAAATAGAATTGCTTCCATATTTGATAATGAATGTTCTTTTATACCATCTGTTGGAAAGTTTAAATCTTGTTGTGGAATCTTGAAAGAAAAATGCCAGCTGCAATTAAAAAAAGGCTCTTGGCTAGAAATGAATGCTGAATTAAACGAAAAATTGAAGCCTCTTGTTTCAAATACAGGTTCTGATGGAACTAACGATCCGAGAAAAGATAAAATTTTTCTTTTAAAAGCATTTCCTACATGGGTTCAGTTTTCAAGTAATAGAATTTATCCGACGGAAGATTCTCCAAATGTAATCTTTTATGGTGCTCCAGGAACGGGTAAGACTTATCATGTTAAGGAATATTTGAAAAAGAAATTTGAAGACAATTACGAAGAGCATGTTTGTTGGGTGCAATTTCATCCGTCATATTCTTATGAAGACTTTATCGAGGGTATAAAGCCTATTGGAATAAGTAATGAATCTGTCAATTTAAAATTAGTAAATGGCAAATTTAAGAATTTTTGTAAAAAAGCTAAAGGAAACTTATCTGAAGAGTATTATTTTGTTGCGGATGAAATAAATCGAGCAAATCTTTCGGCTGTTTTTGGTGAAACTTTGTCTCTGTTAGAATCAGGTTATCGAGATTTCCGTAAGATCGAAAATGATGCTAAAGAACAACGTCATTTAATAGAAACTCAATACTCTGAATTAGAACGGAATAGTGCAAATTCCGAAATCTTCTATGAAGAAGAGGAAAAGTATAAAGGAAAATTTGGCGTTCCTCGAAACATTCGATTTATTGGCATGATGAATGACGTTGATAAAAGTATTGATGCCTTTGATTTGGCTTTGCGTCGCCGATTTAAATGGGTGAGGATGGATTGCGATTATAGCGTTATTCGTGATAATATTGTATTGGGAAATGTAGACAAATTTATTATTTCTTGCGCCAAACTGAATTATTGCATTTCAGGTTGTGAACCGAAAGAAAGTCAGGGATTGTCTGATGAAGATATGCAAAAAGTGAAACAGGATGTGTCTAGTAAATTGGAGTTAGGTGCATCTTTTGAGTTTGGACATGCTAATTTTCTTAAAATAAAGGATGTATGTAGGCAAAATAGCATAAAGAAGGTCCATAAGGAAGAATTGTTTGATGGTTATTTGAAACCTACACTAAAAGAATATTTACGTAGCTTGTGCCCTGAAGAAGGAAAACTAGAAAAAAAGCTTAGCGATGCAAGAAATGTTTTTGTAAAAGAAATAGTTGAAAAAAATCCAAAGCAGTGA
- a CDS encoding DUF2779 domain-containing protein encodes MLDNKYHEKKFTKSAFNQAVECAMYAYYYRNSKDYAYHFDGVDGIAEVGDQFGALARVYEGVPDENIIRRDPTLSPVPAQMKTLVDTMRFLRMENADVAEAAFGTNNFLVYVDILHKRGDTLEIIEVKSKGIGADDPLYSFDGRGGKFKSDYLDKILDVTFQKYVVQQFTKFFEEYSHLKVRAKLMLVNTDAVSDVDSLSSLLQIKFKDGHREVECASDIREKLQGKNNIARVIDVDELCDKIINDEIPEIANEKFNGCFVDFVEKVTDMYVNNRKDYSLCKVDVKNFKCPFYATDEERKAGKKDGRAEFFKDMLGVDIAGKPCIVDVKGGSKGLPPSLKGNGWLEQKMLLLTDINEYEYVPAEDATPEAFQKRTKLSDNDLRFLHVHSVKTGEVAPTFLKAAAKAEMAKWTYPLHFIDFETYQGAVPLFKGSRPNEEVAYQFSHHVCYEDGHYEHKEGRGGEFISLEAGVNPNFKFVRELKKQLDNDDGTIFRYAEHENIILNAIREQLIESDESDKDELVRFIEKITHPTGSCKYPFTAGPRDMLDLKAVAQKYFYHPMMGSSNSIKQVFPAILASDETYFRDHYGDDMDPYHNLPMLKEFAANVDANKFPADFDDSDIWNDEKQINCGGISKLDYVMLQAGRFNKLHTEAIRQASLKYCEVDTLAMVRIWEYFRKNCQE; translated from the coding sequence ATGCTCGACAACAAGTATCACGAGAAAAAGTTCACCAAGTCGGCGTTCAACCAGGCGGTAGAATGTGCGATGTATGCGTATTACTACCGCAATTCCAAAGACTACGCCTACCACTTTGATGGAGTCGATGGCATTGCCGAAGTGGGCGACCAGTTTGGTGCACTTGCCCGCGTTTACGAGGGCGTTCCCGACGAGAACATCATCCGCAGGGATCCGACGCTTTCGCCGGTTCCTGCCCAGATGAAAACCCTTGTAGACACGATGCGCTTTCTCCGTATGGAAAATGCCGATGTGGCTGAAGCCGCCTTTGGCACGAACAACTTCTTGGTCTATGTCGATATCTTGCACAAGCGGGGCGATACCCTCGAAATTATTGAAGTCAAGTCGAAGGGGATTGGTGCCGATGATCCGCTGTATTCTTTTGACGGTCGCGGCGGCAAGTTCAAATCGGATTACCTAGATAAGATTTTGGATGTTACATTCCAGAAATACGTGGTGCAGCAGTTTACCAAGTTCTTTGAGGAATATTCGCACCTCAAAGTTCGTGCCAAGCTGATGCTTGTAAACACGGATGCCGTAAGCGATGTTGATTCTTTGAGCTCGCTGTTACAGATTAAGTTCAAGGATGGTCATCGCGAAGTAGAATGTGCTTCGGACATTCGTGAAAAATTGCAGGGCAAAAATAACATTGCCCGCGTTATCGATGTGGATGAACTCTGTGACAAGATTATCAATGATGAAATTCCTGAAATTGCTAATGAAAAATTTAATGGTTGTTTTGTGGATTTTGTCGAAAAAGTTACGGACATGTATGTCAACAACCGCAAGGACTATAGCCTCTGTAAAGTTGATGTGAAAAATTTCAAGTGCCCGTTCTATGCCACAGACGAGGAACGCAAAGCTGGCAAGAAAGATGGTCGTGCAGAGTTCTTCAAGGATATGCTTGGAGTTGATATTGCAGGGAAACCTTGCATTGTAGATGTCAAGGGTGGTTCAAAGGGACTGCCGCCAAGTCTCAAGGGCAATGGCTGGCTTGAACAGAAAATGCTTCTCCTGACCGATATCAACGAATACGAATATGTTCCTGCTGAAGATGCGACTCCTGAAGCGTTCCAAAAACGCACGAAACTTTCGGATAATGACCTGCGTTTCTTGCATGTTCACAGCGTAAAGACCGGTGAAGTGGCTCCGACTTTCTTGAAGGCTGCCGCGAAAGCTGAAATGGCGAAGTGGACCTATCCGCTGCATTTTATCGATTTTGAAACTTATCAAGGTGCTGTCCCGCTGTTCAAGGGCTCGCGCCCGAACGAAGAAGTTGCCTACCAGTTCTCTCACCATGTCTGTTATGAGGATGGACATTATGAACACAAAGAAGGGCGTGGGGGAGAGTTCATTTCGCTAGAGGCGGGAGTAAATCCGAATTTTAAATTTGTCCGTGAACTGAAAAAACAACTGGACAATGATGACGGAACAATCTTCCGTTATGCAGAACATGAAAATATTATTCTCAACGCTATTCGAGAGCAGTTGATAGAATCAGACGAATCCGACAAGGACGAGCTGGTTCGCTTTATTGAAAAAATTACGCACCCGACGGGAAGTTGTAAGTATCCGTTTACTGCAGGACCCCGTGATATGTTGGATTTGAAGGCGGTCGCTCAAAAATACTTCTACCATCCGATGATGGGGAGTTCCAATTCCATCAAGCAGGTGTTTCCTGCCATTTTGGCTAGTGATGAGACTTATTTCCGCGACCATTACGGCGACGATATGGACCCCTACCATAATTTGCCGATGTTAAAAGAGTTTGCCGCGAATGTTGATGCAAACAAGTTCCCTGCCGATTTCGACGATTCCGACATCTGGAACGATGAAAAACAAATCAACTGCGGTGGCATCAGCAAGCTCGATTACGTGATGCTGCAAGCCGGTCGCTTCAACAAGCTGCATACCGAAGCAATCCGTCAGGCATCCCTCAAATACTGCGAAGTCGACACCCTCGCAATGGTCCGCATCTGGGAATACTTCAGGAAAAACTGTCAGGAGTAA
- a CDS encoding BspA family leucine-rich repeat surface protein produces the protein MTEQAKAKKQVKKAVGAKKAPAPKKSAEAPKVAAKKTAAQKMVVAKNRDDLRKLIKVAIKKNGKNCDLNFIDVSKITDMSELFNDSALVQFNGDISKWDVSNVVNMQDMFRNSDFNGDISKWNVSNVTNMRYMFEDCGFNGDISEWDVSKVTNMSYMFQDSDFNGDISKWNVSNVNDMMRMFFGSKFQGNIDTWHVSLDCKVNKTFEKSIYEKKLPKWEIYDISGKKVVAQNSNHLAALIDAAIAKSGNECDLNFIDVSRITDMSYLFFYSKFKGDISKWDVGNVDDMSDMFTGSPLEDNPPKWYKE, from the coding sequence ATGACTGAACAAGCAAAAGCAAAGAAACAGGTAAAAAAGGCTGTTGGAGCGAAAAAGGCTCCTGCTCCTAAAAAATCTGCAGAAGCCCCAAAGGTGGCTGCGAAAAAGACTGCTGCACAAAAAATGGTTGTCGCAAAAAATCGAGATGATTTAAGGAAATTAATAAAGGTCGCCATTAAAAAGAATGGAAAGAATTGTGATTTGAATTTCATTGATGTGTCTAAAATTACCGATATGAGTGAGCTATTTAATGATAGTGCTCTTGTCCAATTTAATGGTGATATCAGTAAATGGGATGTGTCTAATGTTGTAAATATGCAGGATATGTTTAGAAATTCTGATTTTAATGGCGATATTAGCAAATGGAATGTCTCTAATGTCACAAACATGCGTTATATGTTTGAAGATTGTGGTTTCAATGGTGATATTAGCGAATGGGACGTGTCAAAAGTCACAAACATGAGTTATATGTTTCAGGATTCTGATTTTAATGGTGATATTAGTAAATGGAATGTGTCTAATGTTAACGATATGATGCGCATGTTTTTCGGATCTAAATTTCAGGGAAATATCGATACATGGCATGTGTCTTTGGATTGTAAGGTCAATAAGACGTTTGAAAAGTCTATTTACGAAAAAAAATTACCCAAATGGGAAATTTATGATATTTCTGGAAAGAAAGTAGTTGCTCAAAATAGCAATCATTTGGCAGCTTTAATTGATGCGGCTATTGCAAAGTCTGGAAATGAATGTGATCTGAATTTTATAGATGTGTCCCGAATAACTGATATGAGTTACTTGTTCTTTTATTCTAAGTTTAAAGGTGATATTTCCAAGTGGGATGTCGGCAATGTGGACGATATGTCCGATATGTTTACTGGCTCACCCTTGGAAGATAATCCCCCAAAGTGGTACAAAGAATAA
- a CDS encoding BspA family leucine-rich repeat surface protein, whose translation MTEQTKAKTTTAKKTTATKKTTTSPKATATPKHAAASKTVAQKTVVAKDKDDLKKLIKAAVKKNGKNCDLNFIDVSKVTDMEILFYESEFNGDISKWDVSNVTNMRHMFWESPFNGDISEWDVSNVTDMCEMFENSEFQGNIDKWNVSLECNVYGLLARSVNENKLPKWKIFDISEKKVVAQTRNHLEALIYAALVKNGNECDLNFIDVSQITDMSSLFACSPFNGDISRWNVSNVTDMNDMFRETPFNGDISKWDVSNVEDLSCMFSESQFNGDISKWKVSDDVSMYDMFAGSPLEKHPPKWYKE comes from the coding sequence ATGACTGAACAAACAAAAGCAAAGACAACTACTGCTAAAAAGACTACTGCAACCAAGAAGACTACGACGTCTCCAAAGGCAACTGCAACCCCAAAGCACGCTGCTGCATCAAAGACCGTTGCTCAAAAAACGGTTGTTGCTAAAGATAAGGATGATTTAAAGAAGTTGATAAAAGCAGCTGTTAAAAAGAATGGAAAAAATTGTGATTTGAATTTCATCGATGTGTCCAAAGTTACGGATATGGAAATCTTATTTTATGAAAGCGAATTTAATGGTGATATCAGCAAATGGGATGTTTCGAACGTCACAAATATGCGCCATATGTTTTGGGAGTCTCCATTCAATGGAGATATCAGCGAATGGGATGTTTCCAATGTAACAGATATGTGTGAAATGTTTGAAAATTCTGAATTTCAGGGGAATATTGATAAATGGAATGTTTCCTTAGAATGTAATGTTTACGGTTTGTTAGCAAGGTCTGTTAATGAAAACAAATTGCCCAAATGGAAAATATTTGACATATCTGAAAAGAAAGTCGTTGCACAAACCAGAAATCATTTGGAAGCTTTGATTTATGCGGCTCTTGTGAAAAATGGAAACGAATGTGACTTGAACTTTATTGATGTGTCGCAAATAACCGATATGAGTTCGTTGTTTGCGTGTTCTCCATTTAATGGCGATATCAGTCGATGGAACGTATCTAATGTTACGGATATGAATGATATGTTTAGAGAAACTCCATTTAATGGTGATATCAGCAAATGGGATGTGTCAAATGTTGAGGATTTGAGCTGTATGTTCAGTGAATCTCAATTCAATGGCGATATCAGTAAATGGAAGGTGTCAGATGATGTAAGTATGTATGATATGTTCGCGGGTTCTCCCTTGGAAAAGCATCCTCCAAAGTGGTACAAGGAATAA
- a CDS encoding BspA family leucine-rich repeat surface protein, whose protein sequence is MKEQTKETKQVKKTTATKKTTTAKKTVETKKTTAAKKTAEQKTVVAKDKNDLTKLIKAAIKKNGKNCDLNFIDVSKVTDMSDLFANSEFNGDISKWDVSNVVNMKAMFAWSAFNGDVCKWNVSKVKDMMGMFLRTPFNGDISEWDVSNVSNMQQMFEESAFNGDISKWNVSNVSIMSCLFQYSNFNGDISKWNVSNVTDMSSMFCNSQFDGDVSKWDVSNVTDMSNMFSETQFNGDLSKWDVSKVADMTGMFDGSEFNGDVSKWNVSNVTDMRNMFANSKFQGNIDKWNVSLECNVSELFYGSDNEEYVPKWKIFDVSAKNVVAQNRNHLDALIRAAITKNGDKCDLNFIDVSKITDMESLFCYKDFNGDISKWDVSNVTDMSHMFRESQFNGDISKWNVSNVTNMKLMFKNSIFNGDISGWDVSNVETMSEMFASSKFQGNLDKWNVSKNVDMSDMFADSPLKKKTPKWYKE, encoded by the coding sequence ATGAAAGAACAAACAAAAGAAACTAAACAAGTGAAAAAGACTACTGCCACTAAAAAGACAACTACTGCCAAGAAAACTGTAGAAACTAAGAAAACTACAGCTGCCAAAAAGACCGCTGAACAAAAGACGGTTGTTGCTAAAGACAAAAATGATTTAACTAAATTGATAAAAGCCGCTATTAAAAAGAATGGCAAAAATTGCGATTTGAATTTCATTGACGTATCTAAAGTTACGGATATGAGCGATTTGTTTGCGAATAGCGAATTTAATGGTGATATCAGCAAATGGGATGTGTCAAATGTTGTAAATATGAAAGCCATGTTTGCATGGTCTGCTTTTAACGGTGATGTTTGCAAATGGAATGTTTCCAAGGTAAAGGACATGATGGGAATGTTCTTGAGAACGCCTTTCAATGGAGACATCAGCGAATGGGATGTTTCAAATGTCTCTAATATGCAACAGATGTTTGAAGAATCTGCGTTTAATGGTGATATTAGTAAATGGAATGTGTCGAATGTCTCTATAATGAGTTGCCTGTTTCAATATTCGAATTTTAATGGCGATATCAGCAAATGGAATGTTTCAAATGTGACTGATATGTCTAGCATGTTCTGTAACTCTCAATTTGATGGCGATGTCAGTAAATGGGATGTTTCAAATGTGACTGATATGTCCAACATGTTCAGTGAAACGCAATTTAATGGCGACCTCAGTAAATGGGATGTATCAAAAGTTGCTGATATGACCGGCATGTTCGATGGCTCAGAATTTAATGGAGATGTTAGCAAATGGAATGTGTCGAATGTTACGGATATGCGCAATATGTTTGCAAATTCCAAATTTCAGGGGAACATTGATAAATGGAATGTTTCTTTAGAATGTAATGTATCGGAATTGTTTTATGGATCTGATAATGAAGAATATGTTCCAAAATGGAAAATCTTTGACGTCTCTGCAAAAAATGTCGTTGCTCAAAACAGAAATCATTTGGACGCTTTGATTCGTGCGGCTATTACGAAAAATGGTGATAAGTGTGACTTGAATTTTATCGATGTGTCTAAAATTACCGATATGGAAAGCTTGTTCTGTTATAAGGATTTTAATGGCGATATCAGTAAATGGGATGTGTCAAACGTTACAGATATGAGTCATATGTTTCGAGAATCGCAATTCAATGGTGATATCAGTAAATGGAATGTGTCGAATGTTACAAACATGAAGCTTATGTTTAAAAATTCCATTTTTAATGGTGATATCAGCGGATGGGATGTGTCAAACGTTGAGACAATGAGTGAAATGTTCGCATCTTCTAAATTTCAAGGAAATCTTGATAAATGGAACGTGTCGAAAAATGTTGATATGTCCGATATGTTTGCGGATTCTCCCCTGAAAAAGAAGACTCCCAAGTGGTACAAGGAATAA
- a CDS encoding BspA family leucine-rich repeat surface protein: MTEQTKAKTTTAKKATVAKKAVASPKATATKKTTASPKKTAAPKTAGQKTVVAKDKNDLIKLIETAIKKNGTNCDLNFIDVSNVTDMSNLFMQSQFNGDISQWDVSKVQDMTFMFSQSQFNGDISQWNVSKVKNMQDMFSESQFNGDISKWNVSNVTDMSGMFYGSQFNGDISQWNVSKVKKMLMMFQESKFTGDISKWNVSKVTNMSLMFDGSQFNGNISDWNVSNVTNMFSMFSNSRFNGDISKWDISKVKIIGMMFDDSPLKKKPPKWYKESSLKK; encoded by the coding sequence ATGACTGAACAAACAAAAGCAAAGACAACTACAGCTAAAAAGGCTACGGTTGCTAAGAAGGCTGTGGCGTCTCCAAAGGCAACTGCAACCAAGAAGACTACAGCGTCACCAAAGAAAACTGCTGCACCGAAGACCGCTGGTCAAAAAACAGTTGTCGCTAAAGACAAGAATGATTTGATTAAATTGATAGAAACCGCCATTAAAAAGAATGGTACAAATTGTGATTTGAATTTCATTGACGTATCAAATGTTACGGATATGAGCAATTTATTTATGCAATCGCAATTCAATGGCGATATTAGTCAGTGGGATGTGTCTAAAGTTCAGGACATGACATTTATGTTCAGTCAGTCTCAGTTTAATGGCGATATTAGCCAGTGGAACGTATCTAAGGTAAAGAATATGCAAGATATGTTCAGTGAATCTCAATTTAATGGTGATATCAGCAAGTGGAATGTTTCAAATGTTACAGATATGTCTGGAATGTTCTACGGTTCTCAATTTAATGGTGATATCAGTCAATGGAATGTATCTAAAGTAAAGAAAATGCTCATGATGTTCCAAGAATCGAAATTCACTGGCGATATCAGTAAGTGGAACGTGTCTAAGGTTACAAATATGTCCTTGATGTTTGATGGTTCTCAGTTTAATGGCAATATCAGCGATTGGAATGTATCAAATGTTACCAATATGTTCAGCATGTTCTCTAATTCTCGTTTTAATGGTGATATTAGCAAATGGGATATATCTAAAGTGAAAATTATAGGGATGATGTTTGATGATTCTCCATTGAAAAAGAAACCTCCCAAGTGGTACAAGGAAAGCTCCTTGAAAAAATAA
- a CDS encoding BspA family leucine-rich repeat surface protein, with translation MRKQKGQVNMKDQAKETKKVKKTTAAKKTTVTKKAAESSKTTTAKKATVAKKAVASPKATATKKTTASPKKTAAPKTAGQKTVVAKDKNDLMKLIKAAIKKNGTNCDLNFIDVSKVTDMSNLFHRSQFNGDISKWDVSNVKDMSFMFAVSQFNGNISQWNVSKVEDMGCMFQASRFDGDISQWNVSKAKDMTSMFAGTHFNGDVSRWNVSNVDDMSSMFSFSQFNGDVSQWNVSNVKNMSKMFCQSKFNRDLSQWNVSNVKDMSGMFAVSQFNGNISRWNVSNVGDMSFMFRKSQFNGDISKWKVSKDIDMSRMFEESPLEKKPPKWYKE, from the coding sequence ATGCGAAAGCAAAAAGGACAAGTGAATATGAAAGACCAGGCAAAAGAAACGAAAAAAGTGAAAAAGACTACTGCCGCCAAAAAGACAACAGTCACCAAAAAAGCTGCAGAATCCTCAAAGACAACTACAGCTAAAAAGGCTACGGTTGCTAAGAAGGCTGTGGCGTCTCCAAAGGCAACTGCAACCAAGAAGACTACAGCGTCACCAAAGAAAACTGCTGCACCGAAGACCGCTGGTCAAAAAACAGTTGTTGCTAAAGACAAGAATGATTTGATGAAATTGATAAAAGCTGCCATTAAAAAGAATGGTACAAATTGTGACCTGAATTTCATCGATGTCTCTAAAGTGACCGATATGAGCAATCTGTTTCATAGATCTCAATTTAATGGTGATATCAGTAAATGGGATGTGTCAAATGTTAAAGATATGTCCTTTATGTTCGCAGTATCGCAATTCAATGGAAATATCAGCCAGTGGAATGTTTCGAAAGTTGAAGATATGGGATGTATGTTCCAAGCTTCGCGATTTGATGGAGATATAAGTCAGTGGAATGTATCAAAAGCAAAGGACATGACTAGCATGTTTGCAGGAACGCATTTCAATGGAGATGTCAGCCGGTGGAATGTATCGAATGTTGATGATATGTCTAGTATGTTCAGTTTTTCGCAATTTAATGGTGATGTTAGTCAATGGAACGTGTCAAATGTTAAAAATATGTCCAAAATGTTCTGTCAAAGTAAATTTAATAGAGATCTAAGTCAGTGGAATGTATCGAATGTTAAAGATATGTCCGGTATGTTCGCGGTATCGCAATTCAATGGAAATATTAGCCGGTGGAATGTGTCGAATGTTGGCGATATGTCCTTTATGTTCAGAAAGTCGCAATTTAATGGTGACATCAGCAAGTGGAAGGTGTCAAAAGATATAGACATGTCTCGTATGTTTGAGGAATCTCCCTTGGAAAAGAAACCTCCAAAGTGGTACAAGGAATAA
- a CDS encoding BspA family leucine-rich repeat surface protein: protein MTEKAKAKKAVSKKAAESSKTTTAKKATVAKKSPTAKKAVASPKATATKKPAAAKKPAATKKSSEQKIVVAKDKNDLIKLIKAAIKKDGENCDLNFIDVSKVTEMNELFMESKFNGDISKWDVSNVTDMRFMFEGSRFNGDISKWNVSNVTTMDSMFKHTPFSGDISKWNVSNVTSMNFMFCGSAFNGDISKWDVSNVTDMSFMFADSQFDGDISQWNVSNVTSMDFMFKESPFDGDISKWNVSNVTSMNSMFDRSRFNGDISKWNVSKVTTMEAMFADSEFSGNISKWKVSKDANMFELFVGSPLECDPPKWYKE from the coding sequence ATGACTGAAAAGGCAAAAGCAAAGAAAGCTGTCTCCAAAAAAGCTGCAGAATCATCAAAGACAACTACTGCTAAAAAGGCTACGGTTGCTAAAAAGTCTCCTACGGCCAAGAAGGCAGTGGCGTCTCCAAAGGCAACTGCAACCAAGAAACCCGCTGCTGCCAAGAAGCCCGCAGCAACTAAAAAATCCTCTGAACAAAAAATTGTCGTCGCGAAAGACAAAAATGACTTAATAAAGCTGATAAAAGCTGCCATAAAAAAGGATGGCGAAAATTGCGATTTGAATTTCATTGACGTATCTAAAGTTACGGAAATGAACGAACTGTTCATGGAAAGCAAATTTAATGGCGACATCAGCAAGTGGGATGTGTCCAATGTGACTGATATGAGATTTATGTTTGAAGGGTCCCGATTTAACGGCGATATCAGTAAGTGGAATGTGTCAAATGTGACGACGATGGACTCTATGTTCAAACATACTCCGTTCAGTGGCGATATCAGCAAATGGAACGTATCAAATGTGACGAGTATGAACTTTATGTTCTGCGGATCGGCTTTCAACGGTGACATCAGCAAGTGGGATGTATCCAATGTGACCGACATGAGTTTTATGTTTGCTGATTCGCAATTTGATGGTGACATCAGTCAGTGGAATGTGTCAAATGTGACGAGTATGGACTTTATGTTCAAAGAATCTCCGTTCGATGGCGACATCAGCAAATGGAACGTATCGAATGTGACTAGCATGAATTCTATGTTTGATCGGTCCCGATTCAATGGCGACATCAGCAAATGGAACGTGTCCAAAGTAACTACAATGGAAGCCATGTTTGCAGATTCTGAATTCAGCGGTAACATCAGTAAATGGAAGGTCTCAAAAGACGCAAATATGTTTGAATTGTTTGTTGGATCTCCTTTGGAATGTGATCCTCCAAAGTGGTACAAGGAATAA